From Micromonospora carbonacea:
CCGAGGTCGAGGCGCTGGCCGTGGACCAGGCCGCCCGCACACCGGCCCCGCCGGGCGGCGCGGCCCCGGCCCCGGCGTCGCCGGGCCCCGGCGGCCCTTCGGCGGTGGCGTTCGGCGGCTCCCCGCCCGTCGACCCCGGCGCCCCGCCGGCCCCCGGGGCGTCCCCGGTGCTGCGGATCCCGGGCCCCGTGCCGTCGGCCGGCCGGGGTGGCTTCCGGTACGACGACCGCCCCGGCGCGGTGCTCGGCGCGGCCGGCGCGCTGCGCCGCTACCGGGTGGCGGTGGAACGGGAGGCGGGCGAGGACGCGGGCGACTTCGGCACGGCGGTGCAGGAGGCGCTGGCGGGGCCGGGAAGCTGGGTGGACAGCGGCCGGCTGCGGCTGCAACGGGTGCCCGGCACGGCCCGGCACGACTTCACGGTCTACCTGGCCACGGCCGGCACGGCGGCGCGGATGTGCGCGGCCGGCGGGGTCGACATCCGGGTGGGCGGGCGGCCGTACACCTCCTGCCGCGCGCCCGGGAAAGTGATCATCAATCTGGACCGGTGGCGGCTGTCGGTGCCGCACTTCGTCGCGGCCGGGGTGCCGCTGGCGGTCTACCGGACGTACGTGGTGAACCACGAGGTCGGGCACCAGTTGGGCCACGGCCACGAGCGCTGCCCGAAGCCGGGCCGGCCGGCGCCCGTGATGATGCAGCAGACCCTCTTCCTCAAGGGCTGCGTGGCGAACCCGTGGCCGTACCGGGACGGC
This genomic window contains:
- a CDS encoding DUF3152 domain-containing protein — protein: MPGFLPRRASRPNSPATPPARRWALLSAAALAGCVLAGAVLLTARPPTGGPPTEVEALAVDQAARTPAPPGGAAPAPASPGPGGPSAVAFGGSPPVDPGAPPAPGASPVLRIPGPVPSAGRGGFRYDDRPGAVLGAAGALRRYRVAVEREAGEDAGDFGTAVQEALAGPGSWVDSGRLRLQRVPGTARHDFTVYLATAGTAARMCAAGGVDIRVGGRPYTSCRAPGKVIINLDRWRLSVPHFVAAGVPLAVYRTYVVNHEVGHQLGHGHERCPKPGRPAPVMMQQTLFLKGCVANPWPYRDGRRYAGPPL